CACTACCTGGCCGTCGGTGTCAAACTGAGAACCGTGGCACCAGCAGGTAAACAGGTTGTTCTGAAAATCCCGAATCTCACAGCCCTGGTGGGTACAGATGGCTGAAAAAGCCCGAATCGTACCGTTCACATTCACTACGAGCATATCGGCGGCATCGATGTGAAGAAACCCGCCTGGCTCAGCCACCCGTCTGGCCACCGAACCGGTCAGGTCAAGCGTGACCACGTTGCCTTCGATGGTGATGCCGGTTTCTTCGCCAGGCGGATTGCCTCGGTCTGGATCGCTCTCCATACCTCCGGTATCGCAGCCGACCAGCGAAAAAACCACCGTGCCCAGCGACAGGCTGCCCGCCCATCGCAGAAACTCTCGACGCGAACACTTCTCAGGCTTCATGGCGCTCATCATTTGTCCCATTCCTGTCCTGCTTCTTTTTGGTTTTTATAACAGCACCTGACAGCGATTGAATGCCTACCGACCGGTCTCAGTACCCTACCTGCATGGTCAGCAGCCACTGACGACCGGGCAGATAGCGATCAATAGGTTCTGGCGCAACCGGGTCTGCCATCATCAGGCTTCGATCATACACCTCTCGGCGATCAAGCACATTGCGGACTAAGAGTTGCACTTGAAAGAGAGCTCTGCGGAACCGCCCGCGCCACGACAGTCCCAGATCCAGCCGATAGCGACCGGGCAACCGATGCCGTTCGGGCTGGTCCAGGTTGTAGCCGCCAATGAGTGGGCTCCCGGTGTAGCGCAGGTAATCATAGTACAGGCGGCGAAAAGCCCAGCGCCGGCCCCAACTGGCCTGCCAGCTT
The nucleotide sequence above comes from Rhodothermus profundi. Encoded proteins:
- a CDS encoding QcrA and Rieske domain-containing protein, with the translated sequence MKPEKCSRREFLRWAGSLSLGTVVFSLVGCDTGGMESDPDRGNPPGEETGITIEGNVVTLDLTGSVARRVAEPGGFLHIDAADMLVVNVNGTIRAFSAICTHQGCEIRDFQNNLFTCWCHGSQFDTDGQVVRGPASSPLPEYTVERNGNIVRITKR